A genomic region of Microbacterium schleiferi contains the following coding sequences:
- a CDS encoding MFS transporter yields the protein MTSATATPSAPANPRSRVITASLIGTTIEFYDFYVYATAAVLVFPALFFPTGNETTSLLASFAVFGAAMVARPLGAVVFGHFGDRFGRKATLVTSLLTMGIATFVIGLLPTVNEIGVWAAVFLLVLRLAQGFALGGEWSGAALVATENAPAGKRAWYGTFPQLGAPIGFIIANGIFLAINFSLPHPDGTAQASDAFLAWGWRIPFLFSAVMVIVGLWVRLRLVESDSFTRAEKKGTLRKFPLGLALRRYWRRLILGTFIMLATYVLFYLMTSFTLSYGTKATTDAAQAAAQAAGTPFDPATYVPGLGFGYTDFVLMQIIGVVFFGIFTLLSGPVADAIGRRRLLLWVTAAIIVFGLTFTVFLLPQADPKFTGALVQAFLVFGFVLMGATFGPMGAVLPELFPTEVRYTGSAVSYNVSSILGAALAPLVAVALWAAADGSPGLVGLYLSAMAVLTFIALVLSPETKDVDYEEIGRARRYRSSGRCVLGEPPR from the coding sequence ATGACCTCCGCCACCGCTACCCCTTCCGCGCCCGCTAACCCGCGCAGCCGTGTCATCACGGCAAGCCTCATCGGGACGACGATCGAGTTCTACGACTTCTACGTCTATGCGACGGCGGCGGTGCTCGTCTTCCCCGCCCTGTTCTTCCCGACGGGGAACGAGACGACGTCGCTGTTGGCATCCTTCGCCGTCTTCGGCGCCGCGATGGTCGCCCGCCCGCTCGGCGCCGTGGTCTTCGGTCACTTCGGTGATCGGTTCGGCCGCAAGGCCACTCTCGTGACGTCGCTGCTGACGATGGGAATCGCGACCTTCGTGATCGGGCTGCTGCCGACGGTGAACGAGATCGGCGTGTGGGCTGCGGTGTTCCTGCTCGTACTGCGACTCGCGCAGGGATTCGCGCTCGGCGGCGAGTGGTCAGGGGCCGCGCTCGTGGCCACCGAGAACGCCCCGGCGGGCAAACGCGCCTGGTACGGCACGTTCCCGCAGCTGGGAGCCCCGATCGGTTTCATCATCGCCAACGGCATCTTCCTGGCGATCAACTTTTCGCTCCCCCACCCGGATGGCACCGCTCAGGCCTCGGATGCGTTCCTCGCCTGGGGCTGGAGAATCCCGTTCCTCTTCTCGGCAGTGATGGTGATCGTCGGCCTGTGGGTACGGCTGCGACTGGTCGAATCGGACTCGTTCACGCGTGCCGAGAAGAAGGGGACGCTGCGCAAGTTTCCCCTGGGTCTCGCGTTGCGCCGCTACTGGCGACGGCTCATTCTCGGCACCTTCATCATGTTGGCGACCTACGTGTTGTTCTATCTGATGACGAGCTTCACGCTCTCGTACGGAACGAAGGCGACGACGGATGCCGCGCAGGCTGCCGCCCAGGCGGCCGGGACTCCCTTCGACCCGGCGACCTACGTTCCCGGCCTCGGTTTCGGGTACACAGACTTCGTGCTGATGCAGATCATCGGCGTCGTCTTCTTCGGGATCTTCACCCTGCTCTCGGGGCCCGTGGCCGACGCGATCGGCAGGCGGCGCCTGCTGCTGTGGGTGACGGCGGCGATCATCGTCTTCGGCCTCACGTTTACCGTCTTCCTTCTCCCCCAGGCCGACCCGAAGTTCACGGGAGCGCTCGTGCAGGCCTTCCTGGTGTTCGGCTTCGTGCTCATGGGTGCGACCTTCGGGCCGATGGGAGCGGTGCTTCCCGAACTGTTCCCGACGGAGGTCCGATACACCGGCTCCGCTGTCTCGTACAACGTGTCATCGATCCTGGGGGCGGCTCTTGCTCCCCTCGTCGCCGTGGCGTTGTGGGCGGCAGCCGACGGGAGCCCGGGGCTCGTCGGCCTTTACCTGTCGGCGATGGCCGTGCTCACCTTCATCGCCCTCGTGCTGTCTCCGGAGACCAAAGACGTGGACTACGAAGAGATCGGGCGGGCGAGACGGTATCGCTCTAGCGGGCGGTGCGTGCTCGGTGAGCCGCCCCGCTAA
- a CDS encoding Fe-S protein, whose translation MEILRHAVLLVHLSGFAILFGAWVVEAVRRTGAVTALMNWGLLIAGVAGLALAAPWGVPEGVEFNYAKIGTKLVILLIIGALLGIGTARTKRNGSAPAGVFWAIGILTFVNAAIATLWR comes from the coding sequence ATGGAGATTCTTCGTCACGCCGTCCTTCTCGTTCACCTCTCGGGCTTCGCCATCCTCTTCGGCGCCTGGGTCGTGGAGGCCGTGCGCCGCACCGGGGCCGTGACGGCACTCATGAACTGGGGTCTGCTGATCGCCGGTGTCGCGGGGCTCGCTCTGGCAGCGCCGTGGGGCGTGCCCGAGGGCGTGGAGTTCAACTACGCGAAGATCGGCACGAAGCTCGTCATCCTGCTGATCATCGGTGCGCTGCTAGGGATCGGTACGGCCCGCACCAAGCGGAACGGCTCGGCTCCGGCCGGTGTATTCTGGGCGATCGGCATCCTGACCTTCGTGAACGCGGCCATCGCCACGCTCTGGCGCTAG
- the ribH gene encoding 6,7-dimethyl-8-ribityllumazine synthase — translation MSGTGAPERETIDGSGLNIVIVAGSWHETIANGLLEGARRALEGAGATYRVVSVPGSFELPVVAKAALEAGADAVVALGVIIRGGTPHFEFVSSAATDGLTRVALDTGKPVGFGVLTLDDEAQGIDRAGLPGSREDKGFEAADAALRTALTLRELRA, via the coding sequence ATGAGCGGCACCGGAGCACCTGAACGCGAGACGATCGACGGCTCAGGACTGAACATCGTGATCGTCGCAGGCAGCTGGCACGAGACGATCGCGAACGGCCTGCTGGAGGGCGCCCGCCGGGCACTCGAGGGCGCCGGCGCCACATACCGCGTCGTGTCAGTTCCCGGGTCGTTCGAGCTGCCCGTCGTTGCCAAGGCGGCACTGGAAGCCGGCGCCGATGCCGTCGTCGCGCTCGGCGTCATCATCCGCGGCGGAACACCGCACTTCGAGTTCGTCTCGTCAGCGGCCACCGACGGACTGACCCGGGTTGCCCTCGACACCGGCAAGCCCGTCGGGTTCGGCGTTCTCACCCTGGACGACGAGGCGCAGGGGATCGACCGCGCCGGCCTCCCGGGGTCGCGGGAAGACAAGGGGTTCGAGGCAGCGGATGCCGCGCTGCGCACCGCGCTGACGCTGCGGGAGCTGCGGGCCTGA
- the ribD gene encoding bifunctional diaminohydroxyphosphoribosylaminopyrimidine deaminase/5-amino-6-(5-phosphoribosylamino)uracil reductase RibD — MRRALTAALRGPRGLNPQVGAVILSPDGDILAEGWHRGVGTAHAEVDAMSQLSSEQLRGSTAVVTLEPCNHTGRTGPCAQALIDAGVTRVIYAVDDPGVASGGGAERLVAAGVTVDAGLLQDECTALLESWLTVQRLGRPHVTVKWAQSLDGRAAAADGTSMWITGPTARADVHRRRADADAIVVGIGTVLADDPALTARGPAGQPLSQQPLPVVLGQRAIPDAAQVRRHPRTLIQRPGTDLAAVLEELRDLGIQRVFVEGGPTVSASFMRAGLVDEVLAYVAPVLIGSGPDGDRPAVTDIGVGTLAAAHRLEFTALEQLGDDLLLVARPRAATEQSVSPSLTASDDAGTPSV, encoded by the coding sequence ATGAGACGCGCGCTCACCGCGGCGCTGCGCGGCCCCCGGGGACTGAACCCCCAGGTCGGGGCCGTCATCCTCTCCCCGGACGGAGACATTCTGGCGGAGGGCTGGCACCGTGGTGTCGGGACCGCACACGCCGAAGTCGACGCGATGTCTCAGCTGTCGTCGGAGCAGCTTCGCGGAAGCACGGCAGTTGTCACCCTCGAACCCTGTAACCACACCGGCCGCACCGGCCCGTGCGCGCAGGCTCTCATCGATGCCGGCGTCACGCGCGTGATCTACGCCGTCGACGACCCCGGCGTGGCCTCGGGCGGCGGAGCGGAACGACTCGTCGCCGCGGGCGTCACGGTCGACGCGGGCCTGCTGCAGGACGAGTGCACCGCTCTCTTGGAGTCCTGGCTGACCGTGCAGCGACTGGGCAGACCTCATGTCACCGTCAAGTGGGCACAAAGCCTCGACGGGCGTGCCGCCGCCGCGGACGGCACGAGTATGTGGATCACGGGGCCGACGGCCCGCGCCGACGTGCATCGACGCCGGGCGGATGCCGATGCCATCGTCGTCGGCATCGGCACGGTCCTGGCCGATGACCCGGCGCTGACCGCGCGCGGGCCCGCAGGCCAACCGTTGTCGCAGCAGCCCCTCCCGGTTGTGCTCGGGCAGCGGGCGATTCCGGATGCTGCGCAGGTCCGGCGGCATCCGCGCACCCTGATTCAGCGCCCCGGCACAGATCTCGCGGCGGTCCTGGAGGAACTTCGCGATCTCGGCATCCAGCGTGTGTTCGTGGAGGGCGGGCCGACGGTTTCGGCATCCTTCATGCGCGCCGGACTGGTCGACGAGGTCCTCGCGTACGTCGCGCCCGTCCTGATCGGCTCCGGCCCGGACGGCGACCGCCCCGCCGTGACCGACATCGGGGTGGGCACGCTCGCCGCTGCGCACCGACTCGAGTTCACTGCGCTCGAACAGCTCGGCGACGATCTGCTGCTGGTCGCACGCCCCCGGGCTGCCACCGAGCAGTCCGTATCCCCATCCCTTACCGCCAGCGACGACGCTGGCACACCGTCGGTGTAG
- a CDS encoding sugar-binding transcriptional regulator: MTDDATHLRRALTAAHLYYVQLRTMDAIATELGTSRSTVSRLLSFARAEGIVEVRVRSPLDAPGLVETHLRRQFGVRAQVIPVPESVSDLERLDRVAQGAAQLLDELIVSELVVGIAWGSTLAAVARRLTPKRVHGTTFVQLNGSGNVKTSGITYASELLSRFSTAYSGDAEQFPVPAFFDDPETRRALWRERSTRRILDIQSRMGLVLFSVGAFQAEVPSRVHAGDYLEPADLEQLKSERVVGDVATVFYRANGSTEGIALNERGSGPSFDLLRAVPRRCCIVTGEAKIPSLRGALAAGLITDLVIDERTARALVGADEAS, encoded by the coding sequence GTGACCGATGACGCGACCCACCTGCGGCGAGCGCTGACAGCCGCCCACCTGTACTACGTCCAGCTGCGCACGATGGACGCCATCGCCACCGAACTGGGAACATCCCGATCGACGGTGTCTCGACTCCTGTCCTTCGCACGCGCCGAAGGCATCGTCGAGGTGCGCGTCCGTTCACCTCTCGACGCACCCGGGCTCGTCGAGACCCACCTGCGGCGCCAGTTCGGGGTACGCGCGCAGGTGATCCCGGTGCCCGAATCGGTCAGCGATCTCGAGCGGCTCGACCGCGTCGCTCAGGGCGCTGCGCAGTTGCTGGATGAACTGATCGTCTCGGAACTGGTCGTCGGCATCGCGTGGGGATCGACGCTGGCGGCGGTCGCGCGCCGACTCACCCCCAAGCGCGTGCACGGAACGACATTCGTGCAACTGAACGGCTCGGGAAACGTGAAGACATCGGGCATCACATACGCCAGCGAGCTTCTCAGCAGGTTCAGCACGGCCTATAGCGGGGATGCCGAGCAATTCCCGGTCCCGGCCTTCTTCGATGACCCCGAGACGCGGCGCGCGCTGTGGCGAGAACGAAGCACCCGCCGCATCCTCGACATTCAGAGCCGCATGGGTCTCGTACTCTTCAGCGTCGGAGCGTTCCAGGCCGAGGTGCCCAGCCGCGTCCACGCCGGCGACTACCTCGAACCCGCCGACCTTGAGCAGCTGAAGTCGGAACGCGTCGTCGGCGACGTCGCGACGGTGTTCTACCGAGCGAACGGGTCGACCGAGGGGATCGCGTTGAACGAGCGGGGGTCGGGCCCGTCGTTCGATCTGCTTCGCGCGGTACCGCGTCGCTGCTGCATCGTGACAGGCGAGGCCAAGATTCCGAGCCTTCGCGGTGCGCTGGCCGCAGGCCTGATCACCGATCTCGTCATCGACGAGCGCACCGCTCGCGCACTGGTGGGTGCGGATGAGGCCTCATGA
- a CDS encoding glycerol-3-phosphate dehydrogenase/oxidase, whose product MSAVERGTVTQLSERPQADVLIVGGGVNGLAAFRDLALQGVDVALVERGDFVSGASAASSHMIHGGVRYLENGEFRLVHEAVTERNDLLATAAHYVRPLQTTIPIFSTFSGVLSAPFRFLRHGAGKHVERGAALIKIGLTIYDSFSRGGGRVPRHTFRGRTASLRALPAMNDTVKYTATYWDASVQDPERLALDLLRDGRAAGGNSARAANYVDVVGAHDGAITLRDTETGGEFAFRAAVVINASGPWTDLTNRALGAPTTFMGGTKGSHIVLDNPELLAATAGREIFFEHRDGRIVLIYPLKGRVLVGTTDIEHDMADPAVCTEPEVDYFIDLIGHVFPDITVDRSQIVYRFSGVRPLPGHGDLAPGFVSRDYRVEAEQLPGSADTTVISLVGGKWTTFRASAAHLTDDALALLARPRTVSTRGRAIGGGAGYPLTERARQQWVTENRRGLSKDVAATLLERYGTIAREVIASVDEDADDQPLTSLPAYSTGELRYLAGAEDVVHLADLLLRRTSIAFRGEASPEVVAEIAEAVSGVLGWDEADVSAEVDAALAAVHAADPTWEPASAPVA is encoded by the coding sequence ATGAGCGCCGTCGAACGAGGCACGGTCACCCAGCTGAGCGAACGGCCGCAGGCCGACGTTCTCATCGTCGGCGGTGGCGTCAACGGGCTCGCGGCGTTTCGCGACCTCGCGCTTCAGGGTGTCGATGTCGCGCTCGTCGAACGCGGAGACTTCGTGAGCGGTGCATCGGCCGCGTCATCGCACATGATCCACGGTGGTGTCCGCTATCTCGAGAACGGCGAGTTCCGGCTCGTCCACGAGGCAGTGACCGAGCGCAACGACCTGCTCGCTACCGCTGCGCACTACGTGCGCCCGCTGCAGACCACGATCCCGATTTTCTCGACCTTCTCGGGCGTCCTCTCAGCACCGTTCCGCTTTCTGCGGCACGGTGCTGGCAAGCACGTCGAGCGCGGGGCCGCGCTCATCAAGATCGGTCTCACCATCTACGACTCCTTCTCCCGGGGTGGAGGCCGTGTTCCGCGTCACACCTTCCGCGGCCGCACCGCGTCGCTGCGTGCCCTCCCTGCGATGAATGACACCGTGAAGTACACCGCGACCTATTGGGATGCCTCGGTGCAAGATCCGGAGCGTCTCGCGCTGGATCTGCTGCGCGACGGGCGAGCGGCGGGCGGCAACAGCGCCCGGGCGGCGAACTACGTGGATGTCGTCGGCGCCCACGACGGAGCGATCACCCTTCGCGACACGGAAACGGGCGGCGAGTTCGCCTTCCGCGCCGCCGTCGTGATCAACGCATCCGGGCCGTGGACCGACCTCACCAACCGCGCACTCGGGGCTCCGACGACCTTCATGGGCGGAACCAAGGGCTCGCATATCGTGCTCGATAACCCGGAGCTACTCGCGGCCACGGCTGGTCGCGAGATCTTCTTCGAGCACCGCGACGGTCGCATCGTGCTCATCTACCCCCTCAAGGGACGAGTCCTCGTGGGCACCACCGACATCGAGCACGACATGGCCGATCCCGCCGTGTGCACCGAGCCCGAGGTCGACTACTTCATCGACCTCATCGGGCACGTCTTCCCCGACATCACGGTCGATCGCTCGCAGATCGTCTACCGGTTCTCGGGCGTACGTCCCCTACCCGGTCACGGCGACCTCGCCCCGGGCTTCGTCTCGCGCGACTACCGCGTCGAAGCCGAGCAGCTCCCGGGGTCGGCAGACACCACGGTGATCAGCCTCGTCGGCGGCAAATGGACGACTTTCCGGGCCTCCGCGGCCCACCTCACCGATGACGCTCTCGCGCTGCTTGCCCGACCTCGCACGGTCAGCACCCGCGGCCGGGCCATCGGCGGGGGAGCTGGCTATCCCCTCACGGAACGGGCACGGCAGCAGTGGGTGACCGAGAACCGTCGCGGGCTCTCGAAGGATGTCGCCGCGACTCTGCTCGAACGGTACGGAACAATCGCCCGCGAGGTCATCGCGTCGGTCGACGAGGATGCCGACGACCAGCCACTCACGAGCCTTCCCGCCTACAGCACGGGAGAGCTGCGGTACCTGGCGGGCGCGGAGGATGTCGTACACCTCGCGGATCTGCTGTTGCGCCGCACGAGCATCGCGTTCCGGGGCGAGGCGAGCCCTGAGGTCGTCGCCGAGATCGCCGAAGCCGTCTCTGGAGTGCTCGGGTGGGATGAGGCGGACGTTTCGGCTGAGGTCGATGCGGCACTCGCCGCTGTCCACGCCGCCGATCCGACGTGGGAGCCCGCGTCGGCACCGGTAGCCTGA
- the glpK gene encoding glycerol kinase GlpK has product MAEHVLAIDQGTTSTRAIVFDRAGTVVATAQREHEQIFPRAGWVEHDPMEIWTNTEWVISAVLGKAHLQASGIAAAGVTNQRETAIVWDRRSGQPIFNAIVWQDTRTQPRLDALARDGVGDRVTEVTGLPLATYFSASKVAWILEHVPGARADAEAGHLLFGTPDSWVVWNLTGGTSGGAHVTDVTNASRTLLMDLQTLDWSDEMLALWSIPRAMMPEIRSSSDVVGELALPGTARELPIAGILGDQQAATFGQAAFGVGDSKNTYGTGNFLLVGTGTEIVRSRHGLITTVAYRLGDQPAHYALEGSIAVTGSLVQWLRDNLGIIDRAQDVETLAMTVENAGGAYFVPAFSGLFAPYWRPDARGAIVGLTRYVTRAHIARAALESTAFQTRDVIEAVVGDAGRDLSELRVDGGMTKNDLLMQFQADILGIPVVRPRVVETTALGAAYAAGLAVGVWSGLDELREHWQVDRRFEPAMSDEERARRYRLWKKAVTKSLDWVDDDARTLMDTLGD; this is encoded by the coding sequence GTGGCCGAACACGTCCTAGCCATCGACCAGGGCACCACCTCAACACGGGCGATCGTTTTTGACCGCGCCGGCACCGTTGTGGCAACCGCCCAGCGCGAGCACGAGCAGATCTTTCCCCGCGCGGGGTGGGTCGAACACGACCCCATGGAGATCTGGACCAACACCGAGTGGGTGATTTCTGCCGTACTCGGCAAGGCCCACCTGCAGGCGTCCGGTATCGCCGCCGCTGGTGTCACGAACCAGCGCGAGACCGCGATCGTGTGGGACCGTCGTAGCGGGCAGCCCATCTTCAACGCGATCGTGTGGCAGGACACGCGCACGCAGCCCCGCCTGGATGCGCTTGCCCGTGACGGCGTCGGCGACCGCGTCACCGAGGTGACGGGCCTGCCGCTTGCTACCTACTTCTCGGCATCCAAGGTCGCGTGGATCCTCGAGCACGTGCCGGGGGCGCGGGCGGATGCCGAAGCCGGACACCTGCTGTTCGGGACCCCGGACTCGTGGGTGGTGTGGAACCTCACCGGCGGAACCAGCGGCGGGGCGCACGTGACCGATGTCACCAACGCAAGCCGCACACTGCTCATGGACCTGCAGACCCTCGACTGGTCCGACGAGATGCTCGCGCTGTGGAGTATTCCCCGCGCGATGATGCCCGAGATCCGGTCGTCCTCGGACGTCGTGGGCGAGCTCGCTCTACCCGGTACCGCGCGCGAGCTGCCGATCGCCGGCATCCTCGGTGACCAGCAGGCGGCGACCTTTGGGCAGGCTGCCTTCGGGGTCGGTGATTCCAAGAACACCTACGGCACCGGCAACTTCCTGCTCGTGGGCACCGGCACCGAGATCGTCCGTTCCCGCCACGGCCTGATCACCACTGTCGCGTACCGGCTCGGTGACCAGCCCGCCCACTACGCGCTCGAAGGCTCGATCGCCGTCACCGGATCGCTCGTCCAATGGCTGCGCGACAACCTCGGGATCATCGACCGCGCGCAAGATGTCGAGACCCTCGCGATGACCGTCGAGAACGCCGGCGGGGCCTACTTCGTCCCCGCGTTCTCGGGCCTGTTCGCCCCGTACTGGCGACCGGATGCCCGCGGCGCGATCGTCGGCCTCACCCGGTACGTCACACGCGCCCACATCGCTCGCGCCGCTCTCGAGTCGACGGCCTTCCAGACCCGCGATGTCATCGAGGCTGTCGTCGGAGATGCCGGCCGCGACTTGTCGGAGCTGCGCGTCGACGGCGGCATGACCAAGAACGATCTGCTCATGCAGTTCCAGGCCGACATCCTGGGCATCCCCGTCGTGCGACCGCGCGTCGTCGAGACGACGGCTCTTGGCGCCGCCTACGCTGCGGGTCTCGCGGTCGGTGTCTGGTCGGGGCTGGACGAGTTGCGCGAGCACTGGCAGGTCGATCGCCGGTTCGAACCGGCGATGTCGGATGAGGAACGCGCTCGCCGCTATCGGCTGTGGAAGAAGGCCGTCACCAAGTCCCTCGACTGGGTTGACGACGACGCCCGCACTCTGATGGATACGCTCGGCGACTAG
- a CDS encoding Fpg/Nei family DNA glycosylase — MPEMPEVQGLVDYLDGRLPGLTVSRATVANIAALKTYDPPLDALVGTTVMSVSRHGKFIDIEAAADATAPLHLVFHLAKAGWLRWYDHLPTTIIRPGKTPIALRIAFSDGSGFDLTEAGTKKSLAVYAAREPADVPGIARLGPDPLDPAFDREAFAALLSGRRTQIKGVLRDQSIIAGIGNAYSDEILHAARMSPYALAANLSDEDIETLFAAMQQTLAEAIAEASGKPPTDLKDAKRRGMRVHGRRGGACPVCGDEVRSVFFADNSLEYCPTCQTGGKLLADRRLSRLLK; from the coding sequence ATGCCCGAGATGCCGGAAGTACAGGGACTGGTCGACTATCTCGACGGCCGCCTGCCGGGACTCACCGTCTCACGCGCCACGGTCGCGAACATCGCTGCGCTCAAGACGTACGATCCTCCGCTGGACGCGCTCGTCGGCACGACGGTGATGTCGGTGTCGCGCCACGGCAAGTTCATCGATATCGAGGCGGCGGCGGACGCGACAGCTCCCCTCCACCTCGTCTTCCATCTCGCGAAGGCCGGATGGCTCCGCTGGTACGACCACCTCCCCACCACGATCATCCGCCCCGGAAAGACGCCGATCGCGCTGCGCATCGCCTTCTCGGATGGCTCGGGGTTCGACCTGACGGAGGCGGGAACGAAGAAGTCGCTCGCCGTGTACGCGGCCCGCGAGCCTGCAGACGTGCCGGGCATCGCGCGGCTCGGCCCCGATCCCCTGGACCCGGCGTTCGACCGCGAAGCGTTCGCCGCGTTGCTGTCGGGTCGCCGCACCCAGATCAAAGGGGTTCTGCGCGATCAGTCGATCATCGCCGGCATCGGCAACGCATACTCCGATGAGATTCTGCACGCGGCACGGATGTCGCCCTACGCCCTGGCTGCAAACCTCAGCGACGAGGACATCGAGACCCTCTTCGCGGCGATGCAGCAGACGCTCGCCGAGGCGATCGCCGAGGCATCCGGCAAGCCCCCGACAGATCTCAAGGACGCGAAGCGCCGCGGGATGCGCGTGCACGGCCGGCGCGGCGGGGCGTGCCCGGTCTGCGGCGACGAGGTGCGCAGCGTCTTCTTCGCCGACAACTCCCTCGAGTACTGCCCGACGTGCCAAACCGGCGGCAAGCTCCTGGCCGATCGCCGCCTCTCCCGCCTGCTGAAGTAA
- a CDS encoding GNAT family N-acetyltransferase — protein sequence MDVVVLRTERCELSPPTDADVDEIFEACQDPAIQRYTTVPTPYLREHAEQFIPRVERHWAEGREATWGIRHDGRLAGMIGLYRREPETAELGFWMAPWARRRHLLTEAGSAVIDFGFEPAGMSLARIEWRAVAGNTGSARVARALGFRYEGLLRRALAGPSHRDDAWIAGLLPDDDRSPVAWPILDGGLPPLATP from the coding sequence ATGGATGTCGTCGTGCTGCGTACCGAGCGCTGCGAGCTGTCGCCACCGACCGACGCCGACGTGGATGAGATCTTCGAGGCATGCCAGGATCCGGCGATCCAGCGCTACACCACCGTCCCAACGCCGTACCTTCGCGAGCACGCCGAGCAGTTCATTCCCCGCGTGGAGCGGCACTGGGCCGAAGGCCGTGAGGCGACGTGGGGCATCCGTCATGACGGCCGGCTGGCCGGAATGATCGGGCTGTACCGCCGGGAGCCGGAGACGGCAGAGCTGGGGTTCTGGATGGCGCCGTGGGCTCGGCGGCGACATCTGCTCACCGAGGCGGGCTCCGCCGTCATCGACTTCGGCTTCGAGCCCGCGGGCATGTCTCTGGCTCGCATCGAGTGGCGTGCCGTGGCCGGAAACACCGGATCTGCGCGGGTCGCCCGCGCGCTGGGCTTCCGCTACGAGGGACTGCTGCGGCGGGCGCTGGCGGGTCCATCTCACCGGGATGATGCGTGGATCGCAGGGCTCCTCCCCGACGACGATCGCAGCCCCGTTGCCTGGCCGATCCTCGATGGGGGCCTGCCGCCACTTGCCACCCCGTGA